From Carya illinoinensis cultivar Pawnee chromosome 5, C.illinoinensisPawnee_v1, whole genome shotgun sequence, one genomic window encodes:
- the LOC122311404 gene encoding scopoletin 8-hydroxylase: MASHFDNENSLFDFVVREGNGVKGLVDSGLSMVPDRYIQPIQERIHKQNTISHKLQPIDLSKLDGPNHDQVVEDIAAAAETLGFFQVINHGVPVELLESLKDAAHRFFGRSPAEKAVYRNGVSPNPHVKYGTSFVPDKEKALEWKDYISMAYTSDTDALDYWPKDCKEAALEYLKTSSKMVRRLMEILMSKLGETVVDDSRIDALIGLKMVNMNFYPACPNPELTVGVGRHSDMGTLTVLLQDGIGGLYVKVEDLEDDGKNGEYWIEIPPVPGALVINVGDTLQILSNGRYKSAEHRVRTTRSESRVSIPIFTTPKASEIIGPLRGVVEKDGVARYREFVFQDYMNNFFGNAHQGKKSLDFARFHQFAA; encoded by the exons ATGGCTTCGCATTTTGACAATGAAAACTCGCTATTCGACTTTGTCGTCCGAGAAGGCAATGGTGTGAAAGGACTGGTGGATTCGGGCCTCTCAATGGTACCGGACCGATACATCCAACCGATACAGGAGCGTATACACAAGCAAAACACCATCTCACACAAACTTCAGCCAATCGATTTGTCAAAACTTGATGGGCCGAACCATGACCAGGTGGTGGAGGACATCGCTGCGGCTGCTGAGACACTCGGGTTCTTCCAAGTTATCAACCATGGCGTGCCGGTGGAACTGCTGGAGTCACTCAAAGATGCGGCCCACAGGTTCTTCGGCCGATCGCCTGCAGAGAAAGCTGTTTACCGCAACGGAGTGAGCCCGAATCCGCATGTGAAATATGGGACCAGCTTTGTGCCGGATAAAGAGAAGGCTTTGGAGTGGAAGGACTATATTAGCATGGCGTATACCAGCGACACTGATGCTCTTGATTATTGGCCAAAGGACTGCAA GGAAGCTGCACTCGAGTACCTAAAGACATCAAGCAAGATGGTGAGAAGATTAATGGAGATTTTGATGAGTAAGCTTGGCGAGACAGTAGTAGATGACTCAAGAATCGATGCCCTGATTGGTTTAAAAATGGTTAACATGAACTTCTATCCAGCATGCCCCAATCCGGAGCTTACAGTTGGCGTGGGAAGACACTCGGATATGGGCACACTAACAGTGTTACTACAGGATGGAATTGGTGGTTTATACGTGAAAGTTGAAGATCTAGAAGACGATGGAAAAAATGGAGAGTACTGGATTGAGATCCCACCTGTCCCCGGTGCGCTGGTCATCAACGTGGGCGATACCTTACAG ATACTAAGCAATGGGAGGTATAAAAGTGCCGAACATAGAGTGCGCACCACGAGAAGTGAATCAAGAGTGTCAATCCCAATATTCACGACTCCTAAAGCTAGCGAGATAATAGGGCCGTTGCGTGGGGTGGTGGAGAAAGATGGCGTGGCTCGCTACAGGGAGTTTGTGTTCCAGGACTACATGAACAACTTTTTCGGGAATGCTCACCAGGGAAAGAAGTCCCTTGACTTCGCTCGGTTCCATCAATTTGCAGCTTGA